The following proteins are encoded in a genomic region of Gossypium hirsutum isolate 1008001.06 chromosome D05, Gossypium_hirsutum_v2.1, whole genome shotgun sequence:
- the LOC107906910 gene encoding trafficking protein particle complex subunit 5, with product MIGVGKIKQYSNILEKPLSKGKQEVSLSAFAFLFSELVQYNQTRVDNIAELERRLEDAGYAVGARVLELLCHRDKGNRRETRLLGILSFVHSTVWKVLFGKVADSLEKGTEHEDEYMISEKDLLVNKYISIPKDMGTFNCGAFVAGIVRGVLDGAGFPAVVTAHFVPMEGLQRLRTTILIKFAEEVLQREARLG from the exons ATGATTGGAGTTGGGAAGATAAAGCAATACTCAAACATCCTTGAGAAGCCCCTCAGCAAGGGCAAACAAGAG GTTAGCTTGAGTGCCTTTGCATTTTTGTTCTCTGAGCTTGTTCAGTACAATCAAACTCGGGTTGACAACATTGCTGAATTAGAAAGAAG GCTGGAGGATGCAGGGTATGCTGTTGGGGCTCGAGTTCTTGAACTTTTATGCCATAGGGATAAG GGGAATAGAAGGGAGACACGATTGTTGGGTATTTTATCCTTTGTGCACAGCACTGTCTGGAAGGTGTTATTTGGAAAG GTGGCTGACTCTCTTGAGAAGGGCACTGAACATGAAGACGAATACATGATCAGTGAGAAGGACCTCCTTGTGAACAA GTATATTTCAATTCCAAAAGACATGGGGACCTTTAATTGTGGGGCATTTGTTGCTGGAATAGTGAGG GGTGTTCTTGATGGTGCAGGATTTCCAGCAGTAGTAACAGCTCATTTTGTACCAATGGAGGGACTGCAAAGACTTCGGACAACTATTTTGATAAAGTTTGCTGAAGAG GTATTGCAAAGAGAAGCGAGATTAGGTTGA
- the LOC107906908 gene encoding cytochrome c oxidase assembly factor 6 isoform X1 codes for MSLEAYASAKRDEIHTDVLLQARQACYKARDAFYSCLEKHSDKKPTEIGSVGLLYPTECKPSREDYVKNCRVSWVKHFDRQYCKTKRTQRLLDDKETRRGPLSLPQPYTFRPPTSA; via the exons ATGTCGCTGGAAGCTTATGCTTCTGCTAAACGAGACGAAATCCACACTGACGTGCTTTTGCAAGCCAGGCAAGCTTGCTACAAG GCTCGTGATGCATTTTACTCTTGCTTGGAAAAACATTCGGACAAGAAACCCACTGAAATCGGATCAGTGGGGCTCTTATATCCCACTGAATGCAAACCCTCCAGGGAGGATTACGTTAAGAATTGTCGAGTTTCTTGG gtgAAGCATTTTGATAGGCAGTACTGTAAGACCAAGCGAACGCAGAGGCTGCTTGATGATAAGGAAACGAGGAGAGGTCCGTTGTCACTTCCACAACCTTACACTTTCAGGCCCCCAACCTCTGCTTAA
- the LOC107906911 gene encoding 40S ribosomal protein S12, protein MSGEEVAVAQPEAPATLGEPIDINTALPLVVRKSQAHGGLARGLHEAAKAIEKHNAHLCVLADDCDQPDYVKLVKALCADHNVKVLRAPSAKALGEWAGLCKIDSEGKARKVVGCSCVVVKDYGEQHEGVEVVQQHKD, encoded by the exons ATGTCGGG AGAAGAAGTTGCCGTTGCCCAACCAGAGGCACCCGCTACTCTTGGTGAGCCAATAGACATCAACACAGCCTTGCCTCTTGTGGTGAGGAAGTCCCAAGCTCATGGTGGGCTTGCTCGTGGCTTACATGAAGCTGCCAAGGCAATTGAAAAGCACAATGCACATCTTTGTGTTTTAGCCGATGACTGTGACCAACCTGATTATGTTAAGCTGGTCAAGGCACTCTGCGCTGACCATAATGTTAAGGTGCTACGTGCACCTAGTGCAAAAGCTCTTGGCGAGTGGGCTGGT TTGTGTAAGATAGATTCTGAAGGGAAAGCACGGAAAGTAGTTGGTTGCTCTTGCGTAGTTGTGAAG GATTACGGTGAACAACACGAGGGTGTCGAAGTTGTTCAGCAGCACAAGGATTAA
- the LOC107906909 gene encoding NADP-dependent glyceraldehyde-3-phosphate dehydrogenase translates to MAGTGVFSDILDGDVYKYYADGEWKKSSSGKTVAIINPTTRKTQYKVQACTQEEVNKVMESAKTAQKSWAKTPLWKRAELLHKAAAILKEHKAPIAECLVKEIAKPAKDAITEVVRSGDLISYTAEEGVRILGEGKFLVSDSFPGNQRTKYCLTSKIPLGVILAIPPFNYPVNLAVSKIAPALIAGNSLVLKPPTQGAVSALHMVHCFHLAGFPKGLISCVTGKGSEIGDFLTMHPGVNCISFTGGDTGIAISKKAGMIPLQMELGGKDACIVLEDADLDLVAANIIKGGFSYSGQRCTAVKVVLVMESVADVLVEKVKAKVAKLRVGAPEDDCDITPVVSESSANFIEGLVKDAKEKGATFCQEYKRDGNLIWPLLLDNVRPDMRIAWEEPFGPVLPVIRINSIEEGIHHCNASNFGLQGCVFTKDVNKAILISDAMETGTVQINSAPARGPDHFPFQGLKDSGIGSQGVTNSINMMTKIKSTVINLPTPSYTMG, encoded by the exons atggcTGGGACTGGAGTGTTTTCAGACATATTGGATGGAGATGTTTACAAGTACTATGCTGATGGTGAATGGAAGAAGTCTTCTTCTGGAAAAACTGTTGCAATTATCAACCCCACCACCAGAAAAACTCAGTATAAGGTTCAAG CTTGTACACAAGAAGAGGTGAACAAGGTTATGGAATCAGCAAAAACTGCACAAAAATCATGGGCTAAGACTCCACTTTGGAAGAGAGCTGAGCTCCTTCATAAAGCTGCTGCTATCCTAAAGGAGCATAAAGCACCAATTGCTGAATGCCTGGTTAAAGAAATTGCAAAACCAGCCAAAGATGCCATTACCGAG GTTGTGAGGTCCGGGGATCTTATTTCTTACACTGCTGAAGAAGGGGTAAGGATTCTTGGTGAAGGGAAATTCTTGGTATCTGATAGTTTTCCTGGAAATCAGAGAACCAAATATTGCCTCACCTCCAAG ATTCCGCTTGGAGTGATTCTGGCCATTCCACCATTCAATTATCCAGTTAACCTGGCTGTTTCAAAAATCGCACCGGCTTTAATTGCTGGAAACTCCCTTGTACTCAAGCCACCGACACAG GGTGCTGTTTCTGCTCTTCATATGGTACACTGCTTTCATTTGGCTGGTTTTCCCAAAGGGCTCATTAGCTGTGTGACGGGGAAAGGCTCCGAGATCGGGGACTTCCTCACCATGCATCCTGGAGTTAACTGTATAAG CTTCACTGGTGGAGACACCGGCATTGCGATCTCAAAGAAGGCAGGAATGATCCCTCTGCAGATGGAATTGGGAGGAAAAGATGCATGTATCGTACTCGAGGATGCCGACTTGGATTTAGTTGCTGCAAACATAATAAAAGGAGGATTTTCTTACAG TGGTCAAAGATGCACGGCTGTCAAGGTTGTGTTAGTGATGGAATCTGTTGCTGATGTTCTGGTGGAGAAGGTGAAGGCAAAAGTGGCGAAATTAAGGGTCGGGGCACCGGAGGATGACTGCGATATCACTCCCGTGGTGTCGGAGTCGTCGGCTAATTTCATCGAAGGACTGGTGAAAGATGCCAAAGAGAAAGGAGCTACATTTTGTCAAGAGTACAAGAGAGATGGCAATCTTATATGGCCATTGTTGTTAGACAATGTTCGACCcgatatgaggatcgcatgggaGGAACCGTTTGGTCCGGTTTTACCGGTTATAAGGATTAACTCCATTGAGGAAGGTATCCACCACTGCAATGCTAGCAACTTTGGACTCCAAGGATGTGTCTTCACAAAGGATGTCAATAAAGCAATATTGATCAGTGATGCGATGGAGACGGGTACGGTTCAGATAAATTCTGCACCAGCTCGTGGACCAGATCATTTCCCATTTCAG GGTTTGAAAGACAGTGGAATAGGATCACAGGGGGTTACCAACAGCATTAACATGATGACAAAGATCAAGAGCACAGTTATCAACTTACCAACCCCGTCTTACACCATGGGTTAG
- the LOC107906907 gene encoding bHLH transcription factor RHL1 has product MQPCSREMQAMDSLLSPTQPIPLQDLQPNGNSGTHQAQIHNPQFDPTSSHDDFLDQMLSTLPSCSWSDLKSPWDPPKSDETPPSNPDNNAGFHYDEILASKLRQHQINGGGGGTTAAMKMMMQQQMLLPGRPIAAAGGGGLTMPLHNDIVDGSSFKSPNQQGGEGSVQALYNGFGAGPLHGTNNQSPNQPQHFHHPQGGNMQTQSFGATAGTVMNQSQASGSTTGGTPAQPKQRVRARRGQATDPHSIAERLRRERIAERMKALQELVPNANKTDKASMLDEIIDYVKFLQLQVKVLSMSRLGGAAAVAPLVADMPPEGGDCVQTTAGGGGSLQRNSNGNQPSANNDSLTVTEHQVAKLMEEDMGSAMQYLQGKGLCLMPISLATAISTATCHSRNPMMNKGSSSNHPLLQSNGDGPSSPSMSVLTVQSATMGNGGLDGSAKDAASVSKP; this is encoded by the exons ATGCAGCCTTGTAGTCGTGAAATGCAAGCAATGGACTCTCTCTTAAGCCCAACGCAACCAATCCCTCTCCAAGACCTTCAACCCAACGGAAACAGCGGCACTCACCAGGCGCAGATCCACAACCCACAGTTCGATCCCACCTCCTCCCACGATGACTTCTTAGACCAGATGCTCTCCACTCTCCCTTCTTGCTCCTGGTCCGACCTCAAGTCACCTTGGGACCCGCCTAAATCTGATGAAACGCCGCCTTCTAATCCTGACAATAATGCTGGGTTTCACTACGATGAGATTCTAGCCTCCAAGCTTAGACAACATCAAATCAACGGCGGCGGCGGAGGGACTACTGCAGCTATGAAGATGATGATGCAACAGCAGATGTTGTTACCGGGAAGACCCATCGCCGCCGCAGGTGGAGGAGGGTTGACTATGCCGTTGCATAACGATATCGTTGATGGGTCTTCGTTTAAGTCCCCCAATCAACAG GGTGGGGAGGGTTCCGTGCAAGCTTTGTATAACGGTTTCGGTGCTGGACCTTTGCATGGGACTAATAATCAGTCACCGAACCAGCCTCAGCATTTTCACCATCCTCAG GGAGGCAATATGCAGACACAAAGCTTTGGAGCAACAGCAGGAACAGTTATGAACCAAAGTCAGGCAAGCGGATCGACAACGGGAGGTACACCGGCTCAACCCAAACAAAGAGTTAGGGCTAGAAGGGGTCAAGCTACTGATCCCCACAGCATCGCTGAAAGA TTACGCAGAGAGAGAATTGCAGAGAGAATGAAAGCTCTTCAAGAACTGGTTCCCAATGCCAATAAG ACAGATAAAGCTTCAATGCTTGATGAGATAATCGACTATGTCAAATTCCTCCAGCTCCAAGTCAAG GTTCTGAGTATGAGTAGGTTGGGCGGTGCCGCTGCTGTTGCTCCCCTTGTTGCTGATATGCCACCTGAG GGAGGTGATTGTGTTCAAACGACCGCTGGCGGTGGTGGGTCCCTTCAGAGAAATTCTAACGGTAACCAACCGTCTGCGAATAACGACAGCTTAACGGTGACGGAGCACCAAGTGGCTAAGCTAATGGAGGAAGACATGGGGTCCGCCATGCAGTACCTGCAAGGGAAGGGACTTTGCCTCATGCCCATTTCCCTGGCCACCGCTATCTCAACCGCAACGTGTCATTCCAGGAATCCCATGATGAACAAGGGCAGCAGCAGCAACCACCCTTTGCTTCAATCCAATGGCGATGGGCCTTCCTCGCCTAGCATGTCCGTCTTGACTGTCCAGTCAGCTACAATGGGTAACGGCGGTCTTGATGGTTCCGCTAAAGATGCTGCTTCCGTTTCCAAGCCGTGA
- the LOC107906908 gene encoding cytochrome c oxidase assembly factor 6 isoform X2: MSLEAYASAKRDEIHTDVLLQARQACYKARDAFYSCLEKHSDKKPTEIGSVGLLYPTECKPSREDYVKNCRVSWVKHFDRQYCKTKRTQRLLDDKETRRGV, encoded by the exons ATGTCGCTGGAAGCTTATGCTTCTGCTAAACGAGACGAAATCCACACTGACGTGCTTTTGCAAGCCAGGCAAGCTTGCTACAAG GCTCGTGATGCATTTTACTCTTGCTTGGAAAAACATTCGGACAAGAAACCCACTGAAATCGGATCAGTGGGGCTCTTATATCCCACTGAATGCAAACCCTCCAGGGAGGATTACGTTAAGAATTGTCGAGTTTCTTGG gtgAAGCATTTTGATAGGCAGTACTGTAAGACCAAGCGAACGCAGAGGCTGCTTGATGATAAGGAAACGAGGAGAG GGGTGTAA